One Pontibacter deserti genomic region harbors:
- the dnaA gene encoding chromosomal replication initiator protein DnaA has translation MIKDCTTVWSNCLQVIKENIGDQSFKTWFEPIKPISLRDGVLTIQVPSQFFYEWLEEHYVQLLKKVIYQELGAEGRLEYSIIVDRGNESNKPQTVNIPTKKIPAAVVNSYRPEQNFIKSPFESKTIDRNFLNSQLNSSYTFENYIEGDCNRLARSAGYAVANKPGTTSFNPLMVYGGVGLGKTHLVQAIGNHIKNSNPDKFVLYVSSEKFVNQFIESLKTNNVQDFANFYLLVDILIIDDVQFLSGKEKTQEMFFHIFNHLHQSGKQIVMTSDCPPRDLKGLEERLLSRFKWGLTADLQSPDFETRMAIIQKKMQGDGIDIPDNVIEYLAYSVDTNVRELEGVLISLIAQSSLNRKEIDLELAKQALKHIIEDVETEVNLDFIQKTVAEYFQVSLDSLKAKTRKKEIVTARQVAMYFAKEFTSHSLKSIGYHFGGRDHSTVIHSVQTVSDLIDTDKKFKASIQELQKKFKSKAG, from the coding sequence ATGATTAAAGATTGTACAACTGTATGGAGTAACTGCCTGCAGGTGATTAAGGAAAATATTGGCGATCAGAGCTTTAAAACCTGGTTTGAGCCAATTAAACCGATATCGCTGCGCGATGGCGTATTAACCATACAAGTGCCGAGCCAGTTCTTTTACGAATGGCTGGAGGAGCATTATGTGCAACTTCTGAAGAAGGTAATTTACCAGGAACTTGGTGCTGAAGGCCGACTGGAATACTCTATTATAGTTGACCGCGGCAACGAGTCTAACAAGCCACAAACGGTTAACATCCCGACCAAAAAAATACCGGCAGCTGTTGTAAACTCTTACCGCCCCGAGCAAAACTTTATTAAGAGCCCGTTCGAGTCTAAGACCATCGACAGGAACTTCCTGAACTCGCAGCTCAACAGCTCTTATACTTTCGAGAACTATATTGAGGGTGACTGCAACCGTTTGGCGCGTTCTGCAGGTTATGCCGTGGCTAACAAGCCAGGCACTACATCCTTTAACCCGCTGATGGTTTATGGTGGGGTAGGTCTTGGTAAAACGCACCTGGTGCAGGCCATTGGTAACCACATCAAAAACAGCAACCCCGATAAGTTTGTACTTTACGTGTCGTCGGAAAAGTTCGTGAACCAGTTCATCGAGTCTTTGAAAACGAACAACGTGCAGGATTTTGCCAACTTCTATTTGTTGGTGGATATCCTGATCATAGACGACGTGCAGTTTTTAAGCGGTAAAGAGAAGACACAGGAAATGTTCTTCCACATCTTTAACCACTTGCACCAGTCCGGCAAACAGATCGTGATGACCTCTGATTGTCCGCCACGCGATTTGAAAGGCCTGGAAGAGCGACTGTTGTCCCGTTTTAAGTGGGGTTTAACTGCCGACCTGCAGAGCCCGGATTTTGAAACGCGTATGGCCATCATCCAGAAAAAGATGCAAGGCGATGGAATCGATATACCAGATAACGTAATCGAGTACCTTGCTTACAGCGTGGATACTAACGTGCGTGAACTGGAAGGTGTACTGATCTCTTTGATCGCACAGTCATCACTGAACCGTAAAGAAATTGACCTGGAGCTTGCCAAGCAGGCCCTGAAACATATTATTGAGGATGTTGAGACAGAAGTGAATCTTGACTTCATCCAGAAAACTGTAGCGGAGTACTTCCAGGTTAGCCTGGATTCTCTGAAAGCTAAGACGCGTAAGAAGGAGATCGTGACGGCGCGCCAGGTGGCCATGTACTTTGCTAAGGAGTTCACAAGTCATTCGCTAAAGTCTATCGGTTACCATTTTGGTGGCCGCGACCACAGTACCGTTATCCACTCCGTACAAACCGTTTCCGATCTGATCGATACGGACAAGAAATTTAAGGCAAGTATACAGGAGCTTCAGAAGAAATTTAAATCGAAAGCCGGATAG
- a CDS encoding OsmC family peroxiredoxin — protein sequence MKQHKAKAQWNGSLKEGSGEFETGRGNVKTGYSFASRFGDDTRATSPEELIGAAHAGCFSMFLSALVDKKNLKADYIRTSADVTLGETDGAPTIQKIVLTTEAKIPNIQEADFQQLVKDAKAGCPVSKALASVPEITVNATLTE from the coding sequence ATGAAACAGCACAAAGCAAAAGCACAATGGAACGGCAGCCTGAAAGAAGGTTCTGGCGAATTTGAAACCGGCCGTGGCAATGTAAAAACAGGTTATTCTTTCGCATCCCGCTTCGGCGACGATACCAGGGCTACTTCGCCGGAAGAACTGATTGGGGCAGCACACGCCGGTTGTTTTTCTATGTTTCTGAGCGCCTTGGTTGATAAGAAGAACCTGAAAGCAGATTATATCAGAACGAGCGCTGATGTAACATTAGGTGAAACCGATGGCGCACCAACAATCCAAAAAATAGTACTTACCACTGAAGCTAAAATACCAAACATACAGGAAGCTGATTTCCAGCAACTGGTAAAAGATGCCAAGGCTGGCTGCCCTGTTTCCAAAGCGCTGGCGTCTGTTCCTGAAATTACCGTAAACGCTACACTTACCGAATAA
- a CDS encoding GH3 auxin-responsive promoter family protein: MGLKAWLSKYLAAYVHKKQQHWMQNPVEAQQAIFRKIISGAKQTAFGRDHQFESIKTHADFIKAVPVRDYEGLSSYFNRIKQGEADITWPGKPIYLAKTSGTTSGTKYIPITKDSIPNHINGAKNALLAYIHETGNAKFLDGKLIFLSGSPVLEEVGGIKTGRLSGIVNHHVPGYLRTNQLPSYETNCIEDWETKLDQIIEETIDQDMTLISGIPPWVQMYFDKLMRQTGKQIKDIFPNFSLFVYGGVNFEPYRKKMFESIGRHVDSIETFPASEGFFAYQNEQNDKGLLLLLDAGIFYEFIPVEEYFNDNPTRLTIGEVELGKNYALVINSNAGLWGYSIGDTVKFTSIKPYKLIVSGRIKHFISAFGEHVIGEEVEKAMQQTMKKFPNVELVEFTVAPFVSSGEGESYHEWLIEFSKAPHNLDDFEKDLNEQLQKLNSYYNDLITGNILANLKIQALPLGTFRNYMKSQGKLGGQNKVPRLSNDRILADGLLSITNS; the protein is encoded by the coding sequence ATGGGTTTAAAGGCGTGGTTGAGTAAGTACCTGGCAGCGTATGTGCATAAAAAGCAGCAGCACTGGATGCAGAATCCGGTGGAGGCGCAGCAGGCTATTTTCAGAAAAATCATCTCCGGTGCAAAACAAACCGCTTTTGGCCGCGACCATCAGTTTGAAAGTATAAAAACACATGCTGATTTTATAAAAGCTGTACCTGTACGTGATTACGAAGGATTGAGCAGCTATTTTAACCGCATCAAACAAGGCGAAGCGGATATTACCTGGCCGGGTAAACCTATTTATTTAGCTAAAACCTCCGGCACCACATCCGGCACCAAGTATATTCCCATCACCAAAGACTCTATCCCGAACCATATTAACGGTGCTAAAAACGCGCTGCTGGCTTACATTCACGAAACAGGTAATGCTAAATTCCTGGATGGTAAACTGATATTTTTGTCTGGGAGCCCGGTGCTGGAAGAAGTAGGGGGTATCAAAACCGGCAGACTTTCGGGGATTGTAAACCACCATGTACCAGGTTACCTGCGCACCAACCAGTTGCCAAGCTACGAAACCAACTGCATCGAAGACTGGGAAACAAAGCTGGATCAGATCATTGAGGAAACCATAGATCAGGACATGACGCTGATTTCAGGTATTCCGCCGTGGGTGCAGATGTACTTTGATAAACTGATGCGCCAGACGGGTAAGCAGATAAAAGATATTTTTCCGAACTTCTCGCTGTTTGTGTATGGTGGGGTAAACTTCGAGCCGTACCGCAAAAAGATGTTCGAATCGATTGGCCGCCACGTAGATAGCATCGAAACGTTTCCGGCTTCTGAAGGCTTTTTTGCTTACCAGAACGAACAGAACGACAAAGGACTATTGCTGCTGCTGGATGCCGGCATTTTCTATGAATTTATACCTGTAGAGGAATATTTTAACGACAACCCGACCCGCTTAACGATTGGCGAAGTAGAATTGGGTAAGAATTATGCGCTGGTAATAAATAGTAATGCTGGTTTATGGGGCTACTCGATCGGTGATACCGTGAAGTTTACAAGTATAAAACCTTATAAGCTTATCGTTTCAGGCCGCATCAAACACTTTATTTCCGCTTTTGGCGAGCATGTGATAGGGGAAGAAGTAGAAAAGGCCATGCAGCAAACTATGAAGAAATTTCCGAATGTAGAGTTGGTGGAGTTTACGGTGGCCCCCTTTGTAAGCAGTGGCGAAGGAGAGTCGTACCATGAATGGCTGATCGAGTTCTCGAAAGCACCCCATAACCTGGATGACTTTGAGAAAGACCTGAATGAACAACTTCAGAAGCTGAACAGTTATTACAATGACCTTATTACGGGCAACATCCTCGCAAACCTGAAAATACAGGCTTTACCGCTGGGCACGTTCCGTAACTACATGAAGTCGCAGGGCAAACTAGGAGGGCAAAACAAAGTACCGCGTTTAAGTAATGATCGGATCCTGGCGGATGGCTTGCTTTCAATTACTAATTCCTAA
- a CDS encoding 1-deoxy-D-xylulose-5-phosphate reductoisomerase, whose product MKRIAILGSTGSIGTQALEVIAANPDSFELEVITAYNNADLLIEQALQFKPNVVVIAREDLYEQVRDALQREDIKVYAGANALCSVVEMGTVDMVLTAMVGYAGLQPTIRAIQAGKEIALANKETLVVAGQLITDLAREKGVNIYPVDSEHSAIFQCLTGEFHNPIEKIILTASGGPFRGRTAEDLKFVTKAQALKHPNWDMGAKITIDSASLMNKGLEVIEAKWLFGLRNDQIEVVVHPQSIIHSLVQFEDGSIKAQLGLPDMKLPIQYAMGYPNRLKSDFPRFNFMDYPQLTFEQPDLKTFRNLQLAFDAMAQGGNMPCILNAANEVAVGAFLQDEVGFLEMSDLIESCMAKVAYIANPSLADYVDTDRETRLLAADFVKNKKV is encoded by the coding sequence ATGAAAAGAATAGCCATACTTGGTTCAACAGGCTCAATTGGTACGCAGGCACTGGAAGTGATTGCAGCCAACCCTGACAGCTTTGAACTGGAAGTAATAACCGCTTATAACAACGCTGATCTACTGATAGAACAGGCTTTGCAGTTTAAGCCCAATGTGGTGGTAATTGCCCGTGAAGACCTTTATGAGCAAGTGCGCGATGCCCTGCAGCGCGAAGACATTAAAGTATACGCCGGTGCTAATGCCCTGTGCTCAGTAGTAGAAATGGGCACAGTAGATATGGTGCTTACAGCAATGGTAGGGTATGCCGGGCTTCAGCCAACTATACGCGCTATACAAGCCGGCAAAGAAATAGCCTTGGCAAATAAAGAAACCCTGGTTGTAGCCGGACAACTGATAACCGACCTAGCGCGCGAGAAAGGTGTGAACATTTACCCGGTAGATTCGGAGCACAGCGCCATTTTCCAGTGCCTGACAGGTGAGTTTCATAACCCGATCGAGAAAATTATACTTACTGCATCAGGTGGGCCATTCCGTGGCAGAACTGCTGAAGATCTAAAATTTGTAACCAAAGCACAGGCCCTCAAACACCCGAACTGGGACATGGGTGCTAAGATTACGATAGACTCTGCCAGCCTTATGAACAAAGGCCTGGAGGTGATAGAAGCGAAATGGTTGTTTGGCTTGCGCAACGACCAGATAGAAGTGGTGGTGCATCCGCAGTCTATAATTCACTCGCTGGTGCAGTTCGAGGATGGCTCTATTAAAGCACAACTTGGTTTGCCTGACATGAAACTGCCGATACAATATGCCATGGGCTACCCAAACCGCCTGAAGTCTGACTTCCCGAGGTTCAATTTCATGGATTATCCGCAACTTACCTTTGAGCAGCCTGACCTGAAAACATTCCGGAATCTGCAGCTGGCATTTGATGCCATGGCACAGGGCGGGAATATGCCGTGCATATTAAACGCAGCCAACGAAGTTGCTGTGGGTGCTTTTCTGCAGGATGAAGTTGGATTTCTGGAGATGTCGGATCTGATAGAAAGCTGTATGGCAAAAGTTGCGTATATTGCAAACCCTTCTCTTGCCGACTATGTTGATACAGATAGGGAAACCCGCCTGTTAGCCGCTGATTTTGTGAAAAACAAAAAGGTTTAG
- the rseP gene encoding RIP metalloprotease RseP: MDIVIMVAQLILGLTILVGLHELGHMLTAKWFGMRVEKYAIGFPPKVFGKKIGETEYMLGLIPLGGFVKISGMVDESMDTEALKEEPKPWEFRAKPAWQRLIVMMGGIIVNVITGIVIYIFLTYNYGESYLPAQEVKYGVAPNEIGKEIGFQTGDKIVAVNGKPLEKFEDVYSMDALLNQDAFYTVERNGEKVNIPVPVDLMDKLADKEERMLFVQPRQPFMVDQVMAGSNAADAGLKPGDYILTVNGEEARFFDEFKQLLIKNAGKQITLQVERGEKVVDLKASVEPDGTIGFIQKPLLNYATKEYSIGEAIPAGTEQAFGVITANLKGFGKIFRGEVSASKSVSGPIGIAQIFGDTFNWYKFWSITAMLSMVLAFMNFLPIPALDGGHVMFLTYEMISGRKPSDNFLENAQKVGMVLLLGLMAFAIFNDVFKLIF, encoded by the coding sequence ATGGACATAGTAATCATGGTAGCCCAGCTCATTCTGGGACTTACAATTTTAGTTGGTTTGCACGAGCTGGGGCACATGCTCACGGCAAAGTGGTTTGGAATGCGCGTAGAGAAATACGCTATTGGCTTTCCTCCAAAAGTTTTCGGTAAAAAGATTGGTGAAACAGAGTACATGCTGGGCCTGATCCCACTGGGTGGTTTCGTAAAAATTTCGGGTATGGTGGATGAGTCGATGGACACAGAAGCGCTGAAAGAAGAGCCAAAACCATGGGAATTCAGAGCTAAACCGGCCTGGCAGCGCCTGATCGTAATGATGGGCGGTATCATTGTAAACGTGATCACGGGTATCGTTATTTATATTTTCCTGACCTATAACTATGGCGAAAGCTACCTGCCGGCCCAAGAGGTAAAGTATGGTGTAGCGCCTAACGAGATCGGTAAAGAGATCGGTTTCCAGACAGGTGATAAGATAGTGGCAGTAAACGGTAAGCCACTGGAAAAATTTGAAGATGTATATTCAATGGATGCCCTGCTGAACCAGGACGCATTTTATACAGTAGAGCGCAACGGCGAAAAAGTAAACATACCTGTGCCTGTTGATCTGATGGATAAACTGGCCGATAAGGAAGAGCGCATGTTATTCGTGCAGCCTCGTCAGCCGTTTATGGTTGACCAGGTAATGGCCGGAAGCAACGCTGCTGATGCAGGACTAAAACCAGGCGATTATATACTTACTGTAAATGGTGAGGAAGCCCGTTTCTTCGATGAGTTTAAACAACTGTTGATCAAGAATGCAGGCAAGCAAATAACACTACAGGTAGAGCGCGGTGAGAAAGTTGTGGACCTGAAAGCCAGTGTAGAGCCGGATGGCACAATTGGTTTTATCCAGAAGCCATTGCTAAACTATGCCACTAAAGAATACAGCATTGGTGAAGCCATTCCGGCAGGTACAGAGCAGGCGTTTGGTGTGATAACAGCTAACCTGAAAGGCTTCGGTAAGATTTTCCGTGGTGAAGTTTCAGCATCAAAATCTGTTAGCGGCCCGATAGGTATAGCGCAGATCTTTGGCGACACCTTTAACTGGTACAAGTTCTGGTCTATCACGGCTATGCTTTCTATGGTACTGGCTTTCATGAACTTCCTGCCGATTCCTGCTCTGGATGGCGGACACGTAATGTTCCTGACGTATGAGATGATAAGCGGCCGCAAGCCATCAGATAATTTTTTAGAGAATGCCCAGAAAGTGGGTATGGTATTGTTGTTAGGCTTAATGGCTTTCGCTATATTTAACGATGTGTTCAAGTTGATCTTCTAA
- a CDS encoding LysM peptidoglycan-binding domain-containing protein: protein MKAIVTLILTSTLIAFAFITASAAPAVKLQTITQNAVALQSDSVYMVQKGDTYYSLSRRFQIPLDSLQKWNNNQLQIGQSLYLKRPGQLNTIAVAAKPAPAPKAPAKPADKQLTTAPATSPVSTSASVSPVPTSAARKTKQRVMVVPFDPYLYFSDADDEIARHSKIPRQNVRHAFRSRLNAMLAPEGYETIHLLGGVYRDSVSELSRLYKSLSYSYQDNHKSKYNTQPEVKEEKGGVLNWVTEQKEKLGIEGEPATVPVAKDPNKHFGVKVKDPEFYTYFNNQYGIDYYVFINQFEVKTNYENCLDRAALNYEREFLVHYSIYNNKGELVSGNKIKVPYQSNINDVQRIVSDNMPNMAQRVLADLPPSHN, encoded by the coding sequence ATGAAAGCCATCGTTACGCTTATTTTAACAAGTACCCTTATTGCTTTTGCCTTTATCACAGCCTCAGCCGCCCCGGCTGTTAAGCTGCAAACTATAACCCAAAACGCTGTCGCCCTGCAAAGCGACAGCGTTTACATGGTACAGAAAGGCGACACCTACTATAGTCTTTCCCGCCGCTTTCAAATTCCACTGGACTCGCTCCAGAAATGGAATAACAATCAACTACAAATTGGGCAGTCGCTATACTTAAAAAGACCTGGCCAGCTTAATACTATAGCTGTTGCTGCTAAGCCGGCACCAGCTCCAAAGGCACCCGCTAAGCCCGCAGATAAACAACTTACAACTGCCCCTGCTACTTCACCTGTCAGTACTTCTGCGTCTGTTTCACCGGTTCCTACCAGCGCGGCCCGTAAAACAAAACAGCGTGTAATGGTAGTGCCTTTCGACCCATACTTATACTTTTCAGATGCGGATGATGAGATAGCCCGACACTCTAAAATACCACGCCAGAACGTGCGCCATGCTTTCCGTAGCCGGTTAAATGCCATGCTGGCACCTGAGGGTTATGAAACCATACATTTACTAGGCGGCGTGTACCGCGACAGCGTGAGTGAATTGAGCAGGCTTTATAAATCCCTGAGCTATAGTTACCAGGATAACCACAAATCAAAGTATAACACACAACCTGAGGTAAAAGAAGAAAAAGGTGGTGTGCTGAACTGGGTGACAGAGCAGAAAGAGAAATTAGGTATTGAAGGAGAGCCTGCCACGGTGCCTGTGGCCAAAGATCCGAACAAGCATTTTGGTGTAAAGGTGAAAGACCCTGAGTTTTATACTTACTTCAACAACCAGTACGGCATCGACTACTATGTGTTCATCAACCAATTTGAGGTAAAGACCAACTATGAGAACTGTCTGGACCGTGCTGCCCTGAACTATGAGCGCGAGTTTCTGGTTCATTATTCGATCTATAACAACAAAGGCGAACTGGTATCAGGTAACAAGATAAAAGTACCTTATCAGTCTAACATCAACGATGTACAGCGTATTGTAAGCGATAATATGCCAAATATGGCCCAACGTGTACTTGCTGACCTGCCGCCTTCGCACAATTAA
- a CDS encoding DUF6702 family protein: MNLKSFIVAILCLFSSTAAMAHDYHSSITDIKFNPRTQSLQVAIKVFTDDLETVLTKRSKSKVTYSANSESIKQQLAGYMAAAMSFEVTKGKPLKQRFVGSEEEADVVWVYLEVPVQNTSLSQLYIKNAVLTELFDDQMNIVNLDYKGNMHSMLLQKDETAKKLTF, encoded by the coding sequence ATGAATTTGAAGTCTTTTATAGTAGCTATACTTTGCCTGTTTAGTAGCACCGCCGCTATGGCTCACGACTACCATTCCAGTATTACTGATATCAAGTTTAACCCACGCACACAGAGCCTGCAGGTTGCTATTAAGGTGTTTACTGATGACCTGGAGACTGTGCTTACCAAGAGAAGCAAAAGCAAGGTAACTTACAGCGCAAATTCTGAAAGTATAAAACAACAGCTGGCCGGGTATATGGCTGCTGCCATGTCTTTTGAAGTGACGAAAGGAAAGCCGTTAAAGCAGCGCTTTGTGGGCTCGGAAGAGGAAGCAGATGTTGTGTGGGTTTACCTGGAAGTTCCTGTTCAAAATACTTCACTGTCGCAACTATACATTAAAAATGCAGTTCTGACAGAGCTTTTCGATGACCAGATGAACATCGTGAATCTGGACTATAAAGGCAATATGCACAGCATGCTTTTACAGAAAGACGAGACAGCTAAGAAGCTGACATTTTAG
- a CDS encoding DUF4184 family protein: MPFTAAHPALILPLQRLHSRWFSTTGLIVGSIAPDFAYFLPYRRFGTLSHSLKGLFLFDLPMALALAILFHLLIRDQVVQNLPDYLRERALSIKPVKLGSYLLSNWHIFAISALIGSFTHLFWDSFTHANEYFVRNYSHFFLQPVSLGIIELPLSRAIQHISTIVGLSVLGWHISTLPVAQVKQKPWLSWMPYWILVGFIGAVLMLLKLPGHLRLDNLERLVIPFLTGNLLAVILLGGLSKLRSLLYSSTKGN; this comes from the coding sequence ATGCCTTTTACGGCCGCACACCCTGCACTTATATTACCCCTGCAACGCCTGCATAGCCGTTGGTTTTCTACAACCGGACTTATAGTTGGAAGTATAGCCCCGGACTTTGCTTACTTTTTACCTTACCGCAGATTTGGCACACTCAGTCACTCACTTAAAGGGCTGTTCCTGTTTGATTTGCCTATGGCCCTGGCACTGGCTATACTTTTCCATTTACTGATCCGTGATCAGGTAGTTCAGAATCTGCCCGATTATTTAAGAGAGCGCGCACTAAGTATAAAACCTGTAAAACTGGGGAGTTATTTGTTGAGTAACTGGCACATTTTTGCTATATCTGCCCTGATTGGCTCTTTTACCCACCTGTTCTGGGATAGCTTTACACATGCCAATGAGTACTTTGTGAGGAACTATAGCCATTTCTTTCTGCAGCCTGTTTCATTAGGAATAATTGAGCTACCGCTTTCGCGCGCAATCCAGCATATAAGCACTATTGTTGGGCTTTCGGTTTTAGGCTGGCACATCAGTACGTTGCCAGTTGCACAGGTAAAGCAAAAGCCCTGGCTCTCCTGGATGCCTTACTGGATACTGGTTGGTTTTATAGGTGCCGTTCTTATGCTCCTGAAACTGCCGGGGCACCTGCGACTGGATAATTTGGAAAGACTTGTAATACCTTTTCTTACCGGAAATTTACTGGCAGTTATTTTATTGGGAGGTTTATCAAAGCTACGCTCCCTGCTTTATAGTTCTACTAAAGGAAACTAA
- a CDS encoding OmpA family protein: MNRLYLLGLLFILVPAFCQAQEYKHIPLETNSDLKVHKKAPKQEIQITFPNLNQVSYYHDEKKLSAIQKLEKKRRYKEVLPLLEAYVNNFGIENFYKDTPLIWRLGQLLEKQGQSEKARSLYRMVLKHHRSDVRRVYSYYDSLEQNNKDYYVPLNYYYEMVEYRKSVSTFQPPKGVYLNMGNSINSPFEDYGPTINSEDEVLIFTSQRNTQGLNGRANEDLFYTRQENGYWEQAQSFGKPINSIYNEGSACLSRDGNTLYFARCESPDGYGNCDLYVATKQADGTWGNIQNLGADVNSSAWDSQPTLTANEDTIYFASDRLGGFGLSDIYYTYKTKKGEWAPAENAGPVLNTRESEVSPFFHPLYQVLYFSSRGQLYNFGDFDIYKTYRVRGKWQEPRNIGPLVNGRGSEYYFSIDSKSKNLYYARSEASDLHNLDLFSFPLPMEAHPLAVTKIEGTLLDSLTNKPLSGIISVIDLENGIEISSKYIRPDGTFEFDLIDNTKYMMLIQSPDFFTIEREISLKQDTAFQIMTTLIDYSVPLVFKNIEFDQNQSDIKEDMKPILDEVALFLLDHPTYRLEISGHTDGAGDPEFNLTLSQDRADAIRKYIEQEGNIARGRIESYGFGSSKPLREEKNEDDRRINRRVEFKLIKPEKVDRGGR; the protein is encoded by the coding sequence ATGAACAGATTATACCTGCTTGGATTGCTTTTTATACTTGTACCTGCATTTTGTCAGGCACAGGAGTATAAACATATCCCCTTGGAGACCAACTCAGATTTAAAGGTGCACAAAAAAGCACCGAAGCAGGAGATTCAAATTACCTTCCCTAACCTCAACCAGGTTTCCTATTACCACGACGAGAAAAAGCTATCGGCCATACAAAAACTCGAAAAGAAGCGTCGGTACAAAGAAGTGCTTCCCTTGCTTGAGGCTTATGTAAACAATTTCGGAATCGAGAACTTTTACAAAGATACTCCCCTGATCTGGCGGCTCGGCCAATTACTCGAAAAGCAGGGTCAATCAGAAAAAGCAAGGTCGCTGTACCGCATGGTGCTAAAACACCACCGCTCTGATGTACGCCGGGTTTATTCTTACTACGACTCGCTGGAACAGAATAATAAAGATTACTATGTTCCGCTAAACTATTACTATGAGATGGTGGAGTACCGTAAATCCGTCTCTACATTTCAGCCGCCCAAAGGTGTTTACCTAAACATGGGTAACTCTATAAACTCCCCTTTCGAAGACTACGGCCCAACTATAAACTCCGAAGATGAGGTCCTTATCTTCACCTCCCAGCGCAACACCCAAGGCTTAAATGGCCGCGCCAACGAAGATCTTTTCTATACGCGCCAGGAAAATGGTTATTGGGAACAGGCACAATCCTTTGGCAAACCTATCAACAGTATTTACAACGAAGGCTCTGCCTGCCTGAGCCGCGATGGCAACACTTTATACTTTGCCCGCTGCGAATCTCCGGATGGGTATGGAAACTGCGATTTGTATGTAGCCACCAAACAAGCAGACGGAACCTGGGGCAATATCCAGAATTTAGGTGCTGATGTAAACTCTTCTGCCTGGGATTCACAACCAACCCTGACAGCCAATGAGGACACCATATACTTTGCGTCTGATAGATTGGGTGGCTTTGGCTTATCCGACATCTACTATACTTATAAAACTAAAAAAGGCGAATGGGCTCCGGCAGAGAATGCAGGTCCTGTACTTAACACCCGCGAAAGTGAAGTAAGCCCGTTCTTCCACCCCTTGTACCAGGTTTTATACTTTAGTTCGCGTGGCCAGCTCTATAACTTCGGTGATTTTGATATCTATAAAACATACCGGGTAAGAGGTAAATGGCAGGAGCCGCGCAACATAGGTCCGTTGGTAAACGGGCGTGGCAGCGAATACTATTTCTCTATCGATTCCAAGTCGAAGAATTTATACTATGCCCGCTCCGAAGCCAGCGACCTGCATAACCTTGACCTGTTCTCATTCCCGTTGCCAATGGAGGCTCACCCGCTGGCCGTAACTAAAATAGAAGGCACCCTCCTGGATTCTCTTACAAATAAACCCCTCTCCGGTATTATCTCTGTAATTGATCTTGAAAACGGTATCGAAATATCTTCTAAGTATATTCGCCCGGATGGTACTTTTGAGTTTGACCTGATCGACAATACTAAGTACATGATGCTGATCCAGAGCCCTGACTTTTTTACTATAGAGCGGGAAATTTCTTTGAAGCAGGATACAGCATTTCAGATCATGACCACACTAATAGACTATAGCGTGCCGTTAGTGTTTAAGAATATTGAATTTGACCAGAACCAGTCGGATATTAAAGAAGACATGAAGCCGATTCTGGACGAAGTGGCGCTTTTCCTTTTAGACCATCCTACGTATAGACTAGAGATTTCCGGCCACACCGATGGAGCAGGTGACCCTGAATTTAACCTGACACTGTCCCAGGACAGGGCAGACGCCATCCGGAAGTATATTGAACAGGAAGGGAATATTGCGCGGGGCCGTATAGAATCGTATGGTTTTGGCAGCAGCAAGCCCCTCCGGGAAGAAAAAAATGAAGACGACCGCCGTATTAACCGCCGGGTAGAGTTTAAATTAATTAAACCGGAAAAGGTAGACAGAGGCGGCCGGTAA